The Candidatus Thermoplasmatota archaeon genome segment GAGAGGGCCCAGGAGATGTCCAAGGGCCACGACATCGAGATAGAGGAAAAGGTCATCGCGGTGGTCTCCATCATCGGCTTCCGGGACGACAGGGATCTACTGCAGGTCCCCCACACACCCTTCCGCGCAGGCGAGGCCGTTTACCGGGCCACCGAGGACCTGATATGCGAGATCATCGGGCTCAACAAGGACGAGAGGAAAGGTGCATACCTCGGCATGCTCAGCGGCCACGATGTCCAGATCCTTGTCGACATCAACTCTCTCGTGCAGAGGCACGTCAGCATACTGGCAAAGACTGGCGGGGGGAAGAGCTACGCCGCGGGGGTTCTGATCGAGGAGTTCATGAAGCACGACGTGACGACAGTGATAATCGATCCCCACGGTGAGTACACGTCCATGAAGATGCCCGCCGAGCACACGGATTCGATGAAGAGATTCGACGTGTCCCCGAAGAGCTATCGCAGCAAGATAATGGAATTCTCTCCCGACACGAAGGTCAACCCGGATGCGAGGCCGCTCAGGTTCACGCTGAAGAACCTCGACGCCAGGGAGATCATCGGCCTCACGAATCTGAAGAGCGTCCGCGCCAACCTGTTGTCGTTGAGGAGAGCCCTCGACATCCTCAAGAGCGGGGGCAAGGACTACGACCTCGCGGACATCATTGCCATCCTGGATAGCGAGGATGATCCGTCGAACTCGAGCCTGATCAACGAGCTTGAGTATCTGAAGGAGGTCGAGATATTCGCTAAGGAGGGCACGAAGATCGATGATCTGATCTCCAAGGGCGGTACATCGATCATGAACCTGAAGGGTGCGGCTCCCGACATCCAGGAGCTCATAGTCAACCGGCTTGCGACAGCGCTCTTCGAGCTCAGAAAGCTCAACAAGATCCCGCCGCTCATGCTCGTCATGGAAGAAGCACACAATTTCTGCCCGCAGCAGGGAACGGCCGCTTCCTCCAAGATATTGCGAACGATCGCCTCGGAGGGGAGGAAGTTCGGTCTCGGACTGCTCGTTCTGTCGCAGAGGGCCGCGAAGATCGACAAGAACGTCCTGAGCCAGTGCAACACACAGATCATCCTGAAGCTGACCAACCCGAACGATCTGAAAGCCGTCGTTGCCTCCGTCGAAGGCCTGACCTCGGGGATGACCGATGAGATCCAAAGGCTCCCGATAGGCGTTGCTCTGGTCG includes the following:
- a CDS encoding ATP-binding protein; amino-acid sequence: MVPSFDQVAESISHADTPAEAVGIVYGDVGSLSLRCTVTEHLAKNEYVQIHHEICGYVLGQVDDIQRKTDLSIERAQEMSKGHDIEIEEKVIAVVSIIGFRDDRDLLQVPHTPFRAGEAVYRATEDLICEIIGLNKDERKGAYLGMLSGHDVQILVDINSLVQRHVSILAKTGGGKSYAAGVLIEEFMKHDVTTVIIDPHGEYTSMKMPAEHTDSMKRFDVSPKSYRSKIMEFSPDTKVNPDARPLRFTLKNLDAREIIGLTNLKSVRANLLSLRRALDILKSGGKDYDLADIIAILDSEDDPSNSSLINELEYLKEVEIFAKEGTKIDDLISKGGTSIMNLKGAAPDIQELIVNRLATALFELRKLNKIPPLMLVMEEAHNFCPQQGTAASSKILRTIASEGRKFGLGLLVLSQRAAKIDKNVLSQCNTQIILKLTNPNDLKAVVASVEGLTSGMTDEIQRLPIGVALVVGGNITSPLFVEVRPRESEHGGQSIKVIEG